In Podarcis raffonei isolate rPodRaf1 chromosome 8, rPodRaf1.pri, whole genome shotgun sequence, the genomic window atttaacttttactcagagggggtaaaggggggaaagaacccTAATAACTTTGTGAAAAGTTATTTACAAAACAAAATTGCAGCAGTCAGTTTAAAGAGAACTAAAGTGCATTTTAGAGCCCAGCATGTTAGTGTCATTGGAGGAGCCCCAGCAAAATGTTTCCTTCTCTAGActccagcagtagcagcagcttccagcaaatgcaGCAGACTCCACTCCCAGTAGGGTCTTTATACGGGTCAGAAATAAGTCCTCAGCTGCTCCCTGGTTCCTTCGCCTGACCAAGCCACCCAACCCTGAACCTCCCTGCAGGCCTGGAAGTCACAGATGGTCAACAGCCCAGGGGTTGAGCTGTGCAAAGCCCAGTTCTTGACTGCCCAGCCTGGCACCCTCCCCACGCCTGAATATGGGGTACCTCGGGCTCTGCAACCCTCATCAgcacaggaagaagaggagagggatTCAAAAGGCTCTGGTCTGTATGGTCAAtttaacaacaacgacaacaacaacacaataaataaataaaggaacagAACCCCAAGGGCTGTCCTGTTCTCCACCACTGTGTGCAGCCCTCCCAGAGACACCCAAGCAGGGCAGCAGTGCCAGACAAAGTTTGCCTAAAGCGGCCTGCAAGACAGGACAGGCTGCTGTCACAGGCAGCTCTCCAGGCTCTGCTCACCCAAGTCCCCAGCTGTTTGCTAAAGTAAGAAGCCCTGCAAAGAGTACCAAGTCCCACCACACCTGGCGTTCTAGGACAAGCAATCGCCTATGCCCTATGGCCAAGAGGCAGCAGGCCAACCAACTGTTACAGCCAAAAGATCTCCAGCCCAAGGACAGTCTCTGCCCTGCTACTGCCTAGGGGGTGCTTGAGAGCAGATGATCCTTCTGCTACCCATCAACACACCTAAGCCTGCCCTTCAAACTGGGTGGACAGGTGGGCTGCTCACACACTTTCAACAGTTGTGGAGAAGAGGGGATTTCAACAGAGGTAGCTTGTCACTGAAGCTAGACAAACACACCCTCAAGTCCCTTCTTCTCCGCAACTCCTGTTGGTGTTCCTGTCCAGCCTGCCATCACCCCACAGCAGTTGTCTGCCAGGCATTGTCTCCCTTAGAACACAAGGAGGCTGGCTACCAAACAGAAGAACACTATGAATGgcatctattttttaaaagtaacaatggcatataaataaaacatttccgAGGCGACATTGAAACCTTAGAGGCTTTTGGAGAGGGAGGGGCAGCCCGTGTTAGGATTTTACCCTGAGTAAGTTAGAAGAAAGGATGCCCCTTCCAATGTACAGGCTGAGGGCAGGACTGGGAAGGCTGAACAGCGAAGAggaatcctgggggggggggactggagggTTTGGAGGACTGGCCAGCTTAGCACCAGCACTTTCATGACATGACGCAGCCATGAGACATTCAGGGAATGGGCTTTGCCAGAACTAGCTGGGTGGGTCCTAAGTGGCAGAAGCAGCCCCTCCTCACTAGCTGAGTCTTCTACAGGCACCTCTGCCAATCCACCTTTGCAAAGGCCTGACAAGCTTCCACAGGGGCGTTTTCACCCCAGAAGCTGCTGTGCTGGGTGACTGTTTCTGATCAAGCTGCATCAGTGCAAATCCTCTCAGCCCCTGAACTTGTGCAAACCCCCAAGCAGCCCACCTGGAAAGAGGCAGCAGCACTCGCCCTTCCAAGCAGGTAATCTGTCAAAAGATGTGGAAACCACAGGGCCCCAACTCTGGAGCAAGCCGACTGAGTTACATGTGCAAACTCTGGagagatgatgaagatgatgatgatgtgcctGGCCTGCATTTCAGCACTCGAGTCTCCCTGTCCACCACTTTGCCAAAGTGCAGCTGCCTCTACAGCAAGAGAGTCTTGCTTGCTCCTCCCTCACAaacatttcttctctctccccctccccccataataGTGCACACTTAGTAGTAAAGGCACCCCCAAGGAGCTGTAACAAGAACCTCCCGTGCCCCTGGCAAGGTGCAACCAGAGAGCAGTCGGCCCTCAAAACTCGCTCAGAGTGACTCTGAGGCTTGGGTTCATGTCACAACAAGCCAACGTAATAAAGAGACAGGACTGCCTTCGCCTTTTCACTTGAGGAAGCTGCCACCACGGCCTCCACCCAGGGCAAGCTCCTCCTCCCCTTGTAGCAGGGCTTCAATTGGAATCAGTGGAGAGGAGGCAGAGGCGGAAGCCTCGGGGCTCTGGAGAGAGAGGAAGTCTGAGACATCCATGGCACTTAGGGAGTGGTTCTGTGAGTCTGAGGGGTTCCCTGCCAGAGTGCTTTGCTCGCAAGGAGGCAACGTGGAAGAGAGGGTGGTGGCGgcatcaacagcagcagcagcagcagcagcagaggaggtgCTGGCAGCCAAGTTGATGGGAAAGGGTTGAGGCGGAGGCCCTGGTGCTGCCGCAGGAGGCTCCCCTGATGCCTTGGAGCCCTGTGAGGAGCAGTTCTGCTTCTTGCTGCTGGCTTTGTCCTTGGCTGAGTCCCGGCAGGCACACTGGCACTGACAGGCTTCCTCCTGCTTGATGATGATCACGGGCACACTCAGGCCAATCTGCTGCACAGAGCTCCCTGGGGACAAACAACAGTCAGTTCAGAGGCACCAGCACTCCCCTGTGCCTGTCCATCTGTACCTCTCAGGGCTTCCCAACAGAAATGCTAATGGGAAGAAATGCACATTTTGCCACCCACCACTGCTACCAGCCTGTTCTCACGACATGATTCCCCCacattccctctctccctctgcatGCCTGACACCAGGTGCAAAGCTTGGGTGCTGCTGGGATCAAGTATGCCTATTCCTGGCCCGAGGCTGAGGCAACAGGAAGTAGCTCAGGTGATGGAACAAAACTGGAGGAATCAGAAACCAAACAGGGTGACACAGACTCTCTAGCAGCCGACCTGGCTGCAGGGTTGTGTCACCCAGTAACCATTTTCTGCTCAGAGAGGAATGAATCATTCTCTCTGGCTCAACTGTTAGTCCATAACCTGGGGTTAAAGTTCACATGGCCCAGTCACTCATGGCTAAAAGGTGCTCTCACAATTTTTCTTCCAGGTTGACTAACTGGCTGCTGTGCCACCTAGCTATTGTACAGTATGGCAAGAGATTGTATCATCTCACTCCTCAGGCCACTGCATAAGCCACTAGGCCCATTTTAAGGGGTTAATATGAATATATAGAACCAAGTAACTTTAAGAGTGCCCTCACCAGTGCCATCCAGTGATCTGGGGAAAGAGGCCCCTCACCAGGAGTAGCAGTGCAAAGGACAGGCACCTGAGACACAGGGAATTTTTGGTGGCCCCTCCacagctatggaactccctcccaaggGAAAtcaggaacacccccccccctttacttgcATTCAGGAAAcatagaattaccgtatttttcgctctataacacgcaccagaccataacacgcacgtagtttttagaggaggaaaacaagaaaaaaaaatattctaaatgaaatagtggatatatgatttttgtggttcatgctgtggccacagacatgtgatctgacagtgagtttggagtagcccattgcaaaaatcctgaggatccatgtggatccatgctttgtaaccatggaggagggaaggaaggaaggggaaccatggatcctctgctcatgactgcagcagatcccccccccgccacccgcaggcattcgctccataacacgcacagacatttccccttactttctaggaggaaaaaagtgagtgttatggtgcaaaaaatacggtattttatttaTCCAGGCATTTGGCCAATAGTTTTAAGAAGCTTGTACATGGCTGGTTTTATTTGCTTTCTGTAATATTTTAACAATGCTAACAATGTTTTTATGTCATTTTATTCTTGTGAGCTGGACTGGGCTCCCTTTGGAATTTATACAATTTATTCATgaagaataaataaatttgaaataATATGAGAGAGGAACACACACAAGTCAAGTACATGGGAAAGTGATGGATTTCCCTTATTTCACTCACTGAGAGAAGCGGAGGGAAGCAGATGCCCTGGGGTGAGGATCTATCCCTCGCTGAGTGCTAATACACCCCAAAGAAGAAAGCTAATGGCAAGTTCCTCAACGGCCCCCTCCCAGGTGGGTCCTCCTTGACATGACACAAGCTCCAGCCCATTCAGCAGCTGCCCTTGTGAGTGTCAGTGATGAAAGGCAAGATTGTGATCCCTGGATGTGTCACTTACCTGCATTACCAGCAACAGGAAGGGCAGTGGTAAAGAAGACCTTCTCCAGCACTGGAGCCTGTGGCTTTGgcataaggaaagaaaaaagacttTTGAATGCAAGGGCCAAGTCCAGAAATCAACAAATAGTATATTAGTATCCCAGCCCACTCTGGAAACAGGGCAGTACCAGCTCTACCCCACCTGCTGGAGCCCTCAATCCCTCTTCATAACACGTTCTGGGCTGGAGCATGGGATTCAGGTCACTCACCATTTGTTCTTGGTTCTGGGAGGTCCTGCTGGCACCATTCAAAATCCACTGGAGGTTTTGCTCTCCCATGACAATGCTGGACTGCAGAATGGCTGCACTTTGTGATGGGGTGATGGTGATGGTTGGGCTGCCAGCCAGCACAGAGTTCCCTCCAACAGGCACAGTCTGAACCCCACTGGGGAGGACCTCAGCAACACTCGGTGCTGCTGCTGGGACAGGGGGATTCCCAACAGGCTGTGGAGATGCCTGAATGTGCTGTAGGAAGTCCTGGGGGTTGGGTGCAAAGAGTGTGCTATTAGGAGCAGGCACTTCTGGAGACTGGAGGACAGCGGCAGGGGTTCCGTAGGCTGCTTGCTGAGTGCCAGTGGAGGCAGGAAGCAGTGCTGGGGGAGAAGGCTCAGAGATGCCAAGCTGAAGAACAAGTGGCAGAGACAAAGGAGCAGCTTCTCCGAGGGGTGGCTGGGCAGCAGGGGCTGGGTCTGCATCACCACCAAAATCTTTAACCAAGGCGTCTGCCAAAAGAGAAGCATATGGTGAGAAAGCTCTAGTAGGATCCTGAAAAGCACTTCATGAAGGATCCCAGCTGTGGCCATGACACGTCTGGATGGTAGCCCAGGCAGAAACAGCACCAGCTTTTATATCAAGAAGGCCCATGGCATTTGCAAAAGGGAGGCCCCACTGGCCATACACTGCTCTTGCTGTCTGAGCTCTGGTGAGACTCATGGAAGCCACAGACAGCAAACGTTATGTAGTCACTGCATTTTTATTCAATGCAGTCcatctcaggcttcctcaaacaggCTAATCCCCTTTGGGCCTTTCTTCTCCCACCCAGGGCTACCAGAGAGTGTTTTTCTTCATTAGCTTTGCTCTGTGAATTATAGTATGATGCAGCACGTATAATTCCCACCAACCATACACCCCTGCACACCTGACACCAAAAGCCTACCAAGGCCTCCACTTGTTAAGCTTTTGGGGCAGTTCACTAAATTCTCTGTGCTGTCCAAGATTAATAATGATCTATGGAGCAAATGAAAGAGAAGATGCAGACTTGTACCTGTGTGCTGAGCGTCTTCCTGATTTACAGGAGGCTCCGGACTCTGGAACATGGACTCAAAAATGCTTGCTGGTGAGATTGTACTCAGGTCTTGTCCATGCATCTGGggaaaggagggagcagtgaggcATGCAAAGTCAGCTGGTCTGTGGTTGAGCCTGGTGGCGAGGCCACCAATACACTCAGGCTGCATTGCTCAGAACAGACATCCCTGAAGCACCTGGCTCAGGGAGATACAAGAAGCCTGCTTGCTTCCAGCCACACCACAGAAGTCCACCACAGGAATGGCGGAAGGTGAgctctttaaaaaatggcagaaggCTGCTTCTATGACCCACATTGTCCACTGTGCTGTCAGAAGAGATACTTACTGGATTTGAATTATCCCGCAGTTCTGAATCTGTGGACATGAGGCTCAAGTCACTGAGACAGAGTGAGTGGTTTGTATCCTGCAGAGGTGGAGAGGAAGCCTACATTAAGCAATGCAGCAGTTGCAACTATGAGCTTGGTTATAGCCCCACAATGCCAGTCTCTTCAAGAGCACCAGTCCTTGACTTATCAACAGTGAGGGTGATCAGAGACTTAGGCCCAAATACATTTTCtatctctttctttaaaaattttaTGTGAAATGTCACAGATCACTAACTGAGAAAGGCAGCTGGTAGCAGAAGGAAACTACAACAAATGCCATTTATCTCCAAGGATTCACAAAGGCCCTCACTATGGCTGTTGAGATGACacaggaaaagaggaaactgcctTGTACTGAGCCAGGCCCTTGATCAATAGCACTGTCTATGTGGCTAACAGTGACTCTCTGGGATCACAGACAGGGGCTTTTCTGACACTGTCCCTACAAGTCTGAGCTACTTATCTGTGCCCATCTTTGATGACCTGCCCCTCCGATTTCTTAGACATgccttttcatttttttgaaCTCCTTACAAAGATTGTTGTGCAGAAGCATTCATTTTCTTAGAGGTTTCCCATTTCTCTGTCTCATTGGGATTTTTTGTGATTCCGCTCCTTTTTCAGGAATTCTAACCCTTCTTGGGCTACTTTCCCCCATCAGTTTCTCTAGTCTGCATTTATATTCAGTTTCCCCATCTAGCATTTCTCTGAACCTAATACATCAGCATTCCTGAAATCCGTTACACATCTAACTAGCCTCATCTTTAGCCTTCCATAAGAACAAGAACACCAGCATTACGATTATAGCATTAGCataaaaacatattttacagATACAGTGTTTCTCATATCAAGCCATCAATCTCTTtgagtggcagagagttccacagcacaatgcactgtgtgaaaaagcAGATTACCTTTCTGCATGCATGTGTAATTTCACCTGCAAAGGTCCCAAAGGAGCTGGATTTCCACAAGAGTTCTGGATACTGACAGGCACTCACCAAGGCACACCATGCTATCTAGTGCACCAATAATGACATTTTCTCTGAGAAAAAGGCACCCACCTCAGAGATGCTGTTGTTGGACAGCATAGCATAGGAGGGCCCCTTCTCGTGTCCCTTCATGTGACTCTTGAGGCTATATTGTGTGCTGAAAGTCTTCTCGCAGCCATCACTGGGACAGAAGAAAGGTCTTTCACCTACAATGGCAAAAATCTATGGATTTGTACACATCCAACACCCTCTGGGTTCCTTGTTGCTCAGCAGCTCCAGGATCGCTAATACTGAGCCAGAGACTAAATCACACTCCCATGCTCAGTGTGTGTAAGGAGTAAGGGGTGCCCAGGAACCCATTGTACAAGATCCTGATGTAGCAGGCTTCAACACAAAATAATGTGGCTTGACTGTCATCTCATAAAGtgctcccttctccttcccaagaTATCCTGGGCTGCTTTCAGCAAGGTTGAGTTTATTAAACTTTTAACTGGCCTTTTATTTTGAGTCAGCATCATCTAACCACTCAGACCTATCAGGCAAGCTGCGCCAAACATCTTCTCCATGAGGCCACATCTAGGCTGCAGCTGCTTAGCATTAAGAAAGCAGGAAAGAGATTCAATAGACCCAGCCTTACCGGTGTGGGTCCTGACATGCGTCTTCAGGTGGTGGCTTGCAGCAAAGGCTTTTCCACAGCCATCATGATCACACCTACAGGAGAGGGATGGAGAAATCAGCAAGGAGCTTCATGCAGAAACCAGTTCCAATCACACCTCTTGCTTCCCAGCAGCCTCAGGCCATGCATTAATCTGCACACAGGGTAGTGGAAAGTTCTGCAGAAGGGAAGCCCTGCTCTTGAACATGGTATTATGACTTAGGGAAGACTTAAAAAGAGCAAGCAGAACATCCGCCAATGCAGTCTCACAATCCCACTGAGATGGAGCTCAGTGGTTGACCAGGGCACCATCAGCATGGGGCAGGGCTCCTGGGCCTTTGAGGACCTGCAATGAGAGAAAACCCTGCACCGGTGACTTCTCCCACTACTGCAGTACTGGGACTGCTGCTGAAATTCTCCCTCCTAAGCAGCAAAGTGGTGGGGACCCCCAGGTGTTGCTACATTACATTACAACTCTCCTCACCTGACCTTGGCAACAcaagctggggctggtggaagtgggagtccaacaacatctagagggccaccagttccccacATGTGGACTACAGCCACAGGGCATCAAAAATACTAGGTGGATGATGATGTATTTGAAAGGCTATATGGGTCCTGCCagacacacaggacattcactagAGGTGGACCCAGGGCAAGAAAGCCTCAATACCAACACTTTGCAGGCCAGAGAGGAGTCAAAAGCCATGTGGCTCAAGAGTAAGAGTCCAAACCCCCCATGTAGGGCCAGACAGGAAGCTAGGAGAAACCAGGCCTGTTGTACAGCAGAAGGCTTGACAAAGGACCCAGGATTCATCAGGACCTCCAGCCAGGTGGCTCACCTGAATGGCTTCTCTCCGGTGTGGGTCCGAATGTGTTTCCGCAGGTCACTGAGTGTGGTGAAGTACTTGCTGCAACCCTCTGATTCACAGTTAAATGTTTTTCCCGTGTGAAGCCTCTGATGGGCTTTTAACCTACAAGGAAAGAAGTGGGCTCCATTACCACAGGCCTATTTCTTCTGAACTGAGCCTCACCAACAAGGGAGGCACAGGGAAACAGCAGCTTCTATCCGAGAAGCAAAATcggctaatcatcatcatcatcatcatcatcatcatttattatttatgccccgtccatctggctgagtttccccagccactctgggcggctcccaattgagtgttaaaaacaatacagcattaaatattaaaaacttccctaaacagggctgccttcagatgtcttttaaaaacaggatagctgcttatttccttgacatctgatgggagggtgttccacagggcaggtgccactaccaagaaggccctctgcctggttccctgtaacctcacttctcgcaatgagggaaccaccagaaggccctcggcattggacctcagtgtctgggctgaacaatggggatggagacgctccttcaggtatacaggactgaagccgtttagggctttaaaggtctgcaccaacactttgaattgtgctgagaaacgtactgggagccaatgcagatctctcaggaccagtgttatgtgttcctggcggccactcccagtcaccattctagctgccacattctggattaattgcagtttccaggtcaccttcaaaggtagccccacatagagtgcattgcagtagtccaagcaccTTCCTAGCAGTCAAGTAGGCTCCTCTCCAAAACCCTTGCAGGCAGCTTAGAACAGCAGCCTCTCAATTGGAAACTAGACTTTGAGAAATAAACTTCGGAGGAGCTAACaagaactggtgtgtgtgtgtgagagagatttctGCAAGGAAAATAGTATTTCCCCCAGGAAAGATGTTTCACTTAATGCATGGGTGGCTAACCTGTAGGTCCCTCTCTGGATGTTGCtaggctacaactctcatcatccctgaacttTGGCCATGCTGGGGTTTACTTGGAGTTGGaggtccaacaacattgggagaGCCACAACTTAGTTGCCCTTGGGCTTAACATTGTGGTTACATTTTGACatttcatttgtgtgtgtataataagGCACTGTCTTGAGAGACAGAGGAGGAAATGCTCCTGCTCTTACCTGTACAGTGTATTGAAGGCTTTTTCACAACCCTGGACATCACACTCAAAAGGTTTCTCCTTGGTGTGGACTCGAACATGGATTTTGAGACTATAGGATGTTAGGAAGGCCTTTCCACACCCCTCTTGGTTGCACACAAAAGTGTACTCCCCGCGGTGTGTCTTCTGGTGGGTGCGCAGGTTACCTGCGGTGCTGTAGGTCCGAGGGCAGCCCTCAAATGTGCACTGGTAACGCTTCACCTGCCAGAAACATGATGTACTTTAAGTCTCCATTCTTGATCAAAGAATCATAAAGGGTTCCACTGTTAACTTCAAGAGTTGCCATAAAAACagctctgctagatcaggccaaaggcccatcatgAATactggctgcaaaaaaaaaagaccctGTAGGTAGGGGAAGGTTTTAAAGATGTTCCCTCTAcaggtaaaaaaagaaagcatgcaAAATGTAtcaaaaataagaaagaaaaggaaagctagTTATAAGAAGAAAACAAATGAACATAAGGGATTATGTAGCCTGTGGGTTTGCACATGCAAAATTTTGGAACCTAAAAAGACTCCTGAAATGGTTGCAGATGGTTAAAATTATTACAAGAGAGACTAGAAATTCCTGCCTAGTTTTGAGAGGCCTAAGGCAGAGAAGTGCATCCCCCAATTCCCTGCAAAGCACTCCCCAACTCCCTCTTCACAGATGTTGCTGCTACTCCTTCTGGTTGAGCTGCTATCACTCCCTTGTGGACTGTGCTGTTTCCAAGGAGAAAAGACCCTGCTGCCGCCACTGTTGTCCCTTTCTCAATGGACCCTGGATTGTTGCCGGTGCTTTAGGCTCAGATATTTTATTCAGCTCTTCAGACTTTGCCCAGTTTGGTGCCACTTACAAACAGGCACAACTGCAGAATGTAATCTTTCTGGATACCTGAAGGGTCAGAGACCTTTTTTGGCAACTGATGCAACATTACTAATTTCAGTGGCTTAACTTAGTTTTTTGCCAAGGTTGCCATGTGCTGCTCCTGTACTCCCATTGCCAGCTGTGGGGTTGATGACCAGGCTTTGTAGTTCTGGCCAGGTTCCCAAAGCAGTGAGCAGCACAACTTGCAAAGGAAGCTCCCTTTGGCACAGGGTGCGCTTGTTCTCCATGTGCAGGTCTGAGTTGGTTGGCAAAAGAATGTGCAATTGTGCACACGACTCTTCTGTGCCACACGGGAGCACATAGGACTCTGACAAAGGGGCATATGCATCAAATCAAGTTTCCCATTGATACTAATTCATATATTTCCCAAACAGTGACGTCTAAGTTATGTTAATTTACAACTAAACAAAGTATTATTCACACCGGGGTGGATGGAGAACACCTGTGTGCTGGACTATAATTTCCAGCAGCCAgacatgggagttgggagtctacCAGCATGGAGAAGGCCCTGTCATAATCATATGTGAACAGTAGTTTTCCTTCAGAATAAGTTATTAAATGCTGCCCCCTTCTGTAATTATCAGACATACACAAATATGTATTCTTCTTCCATCGTTTCCCAAGCAGCTGCTTTCAATAATCATCTGAACATAAGGCAATGGACTAGAAGCTCCTGGCGGATTTTGTCCTCCATAAGAGCAGCAGAAAGAGATAGTTAATCTATTATACCTGAAGTTAAGTCAGTCTCAATATTCCTAATTTTTTTTGAGAAGGCAAAAGGTATATCAAATGAACTTTTAGCCCTTCTCTAAATCTGCAGAAGTACTGGGCTTATATACGGCTGAAGTCGTCAAACCAAACTGTGGCAGTCATATTGAAACCAAAAGAGCAGCTTTAAGATCTGCAGACTTAAAAGTGCAACCTACGATTTCAAAGGGCCAGAAACAATCTGCTAAGCTCACTTTCTCAGGATTCTGTTTGTGCAAAGTTTCAATCTACTTCCTTATAAGAGAagttctacttctcctttacatttgtGGGTACAGCAGTGGATGTGCTGAACcaatgtcttgccttggtaatggtcttgatgagagccaataaaccgAAG contains:
- the MTF1 gene encoding metal regulatory transcription factor 1; translated protein: MGENSPENVIYYKVEEDDLAQDDKLLWFVDKNGLVPSSSRTVYDRTTVLIEQDRGPLEDEEDEGQCGDHLPFLPDGHEDRFPLIADHEGMSQGYVQHIISPDQIHLTINPGSTPMPRNIEGATLTLQSECPETKLKEVKRYQCTFEGCPRTYSTAGNLRTHQKTHRGEYTFVCNQEGCGKAFLTSYSLKIHVRVHTKEKPFECDVQGCEKAFNTLYRLKAHQRLHTGKTFNCESEGCSKYFTTLSDLRKHIRTHTGEKPFRCDHDGCGKAFAASHHLKTHVRTHTGERPFFCPSDGCEKTFSTQYSLKSHMKGHEKGPSYAMLSNNSISEDTNHSLCLSDLSLMSTDSELRDNSNPMHGQDLSTISPASIFESMFQSPEPPVNQEDAQHTDALVKDFGGDADPAPAAQPPLGEAAPLSLPLVLQLGISEPSPPALLPASTGTQQAAYGTPAAVLQSPEVPAPNSTLFAPNPQDFLQHIQASPQPVGNPPVPAAAPSVAEVLPSGVQTVPVGGNSVLAGSPTITITPSQSAAILQSSIVMGEQNLQWILNGASRTSQNQEQMPQAPVLEKVFFTTALPVAGNAGSSVQQIGLSVPVIIIKQEEACQCQCACRDSAKDKASSKKQNCSSQGSKASGEPPAAAPGPPPQPFPINLAASTSSAAAAAAAVDAATTLSSTLPPCEQSTLAGNPSDSQNHSLSAMDVSDFLSLQSPEASASASSPLIPIEALLQGEEELALGGGRGGSFLK